A single Methanomicrobia archaeon DNA region contains:
- a CDS encoding DUF373 family protein yields MQVVTKTKTLVTCIDRDDDIGWKAGLVTPIIGKDALLSAATKLALADPEESDINAIFEAVRIYEQIRTGDTGVEPEVVLIAGDRSVGAVSDRKIGQKLDDVLAQFHADSAILVSDGAEDEWIIPIIQSRVKIDSVRRVVVKQIEPLENTFYAFKRLMEDPKISRTFLPPVGLILFLLAVSLLLKLSGETLGLILGIVGVYLMLKGTGRENLIIEFAESVKQSFYTGKISFVTYIVAVVLFLVGTSQGIMAYTDAQAAIGEWFLLGLVYFINASIWWYVGAALAPLIGRMMSMVLEEERIVRPWAILFSIVASGLILWGGSEAIIWLSKDVQPMGYFTLFFSILGAIILSFIGVKLSLYMRGTQPKAHPEEAAGVNSSEESAARE; encoded by the coding sequence ATACAGGTGGTAACCAAAACGAAGACGCTTGTGACCTGTATAGACCGAGATGACGATATCGGTTGGAAAGCGGGCTTGGTAACACCGATTATTGGTAAGGATGCGCTGTTATCCGCGGCAACGAAGCTCGCACTCGCCGATCCCGAGGAGTCGGACATCAATGCGATCTTCGAGGCGGTTCGGATCTATGAGCAGATAAGGACTGGCGACACGGGGGTCGAGCCGGAGGTAGTGCTTATCGCCGGAGATCGGAGTGTCGGTGCGGTTTCGGATAGAAAGATAGGCCAGAAGCTTGATGACGTCCTCGCTCAATTCCACGCTGACTCTGCCATCCTGGTCAGCGACGGTGCAGAGGACGAATGGATTATCCCGATCATCCAGTCGCGGGTGAAGATCGATTCGGTACGGCGTGTGGTGGTGAAGCAGATAGAGCCGCTGGAGAACACGTTTTACGCGTTCAAGCGGTTAATGGAGGATCCCAAGATTTCACGGACGTTCTTACCCCCGGTCGGCCTGATCCTTTTTCTCTTAGCTGTTTCTCTGCTCCTGAAGCTCTCGGGCGAGACACTTGGGCTTATCCTGGGTATCGTTGGCGTTTACCTCATGCTCAAGGGCACGGGACGCGAGAATCTCATCATCGAGTTCGCCGAGAGCGTGAAGCAGTCCTTCTATACCGGGAAGATCTCGTTCGTGACGTACATCGTCGCCGTCGTGCTCTTTCTGGTGGGCACCTCACAGGGTATCATGGCCTACACGGATGCGCAGGCTGCGATCGGGGAATGGTTCTTGCTTGGCCTGGTGTACTTCATCAACGCCAGCATCTGGTGGTATGTTGGAGCCGCGCTCGCCCCCCTTATAGGGCGGATGATGAGTATGGTGCTCGAGGAGGAACGAATCGTGCGACCCTGGGCCATTCTCTTCTCGATCGTTGCCTCCGGGTTGATCCTCTGGGGCGGGAGCGAGGCTATCATCTGGTTAAGCAAGGATGTGCAGCCGATGGGTTACTTTACCCTCTTCTTCTCCATCCTTGGCGCTATTATCCTGTCCTTTATCGGGGTGAAACTCTCGCTGTACATGCGCGGCACGCAGCCGAAAGCGCATCCAGAAGAAGCGGCAGGCGTCAACTCGTCTGAGGAAAGCGCGGCGCGCGAGTGA